A single region of the Brachypodium distachyon strain Bd21 chromosome 3, Brachypodium_distachyon_v3.0, whole genome shotgun sequence genome encodes:
- the LOC100844779 gene encoding diacylglycerol kinase 7 isoform X2 — translation MKRYRKVFDLSIVKPSDFVHYGLSCLERLADQGDNCAKDIRGKLRIVVAGGDGTVGWVLGCLQDLYRLKREPVPPTGIIPLGTGNDLARSFGWGGSFPFGWRSAVKRYLSKAGTAPIVHLDSWQAVITMPVGEIEELPHALKQVEPTDRLEFSKENGSDLPEEASCYKGTFYNYLSIGMDAQVLYGFHHLRDEKPYLAQGPVANKLIYAGYGCTQGWLCTPCTASPQLRGLKNILRLYIQRVNCSEWEQIQMPSSVRSLVVLNLYNYCSGRHPWGNLKPDYLEKRGFVEAHSDDGLIEIFGLKEGWHASLVMAELIKAKHIAQAAAIKIEMKGGEWDRAYVQMDGEPWKQPLIQDQSTIVEINRVPYHSLMINGEQ, via the exons TTTTGTTCACTATGGTTTGAGTTGTTTGGAGAGGTTGGCTGACCAAGGTGATAATTGTGCAAAGGACATCCGTGGAAAATTGAGGATTGTG GTTGCTGGTGGTGATGGCACTGTTGGCTGGGTACTTGGATGTCTGCAAGATCTTTATAGGTTGAAAAGGGAACCAGTTCCTCCCACAGGAATCATCCCGCTTGGTACAGGAAACGACCTTGCTAGATCATTTGGGTGG GGTGGCTCTTTCCCCTTTGGCTGGCGTTCTGCTGTGAAAAGATATCTCAGCAAGGCAGGGACTGCTCCCATCGTCCACCTTGACAG CTGGCAGGCTGTGATTACAATGCCCGTAGGAGAAATAGAAGAATTGCCGCATGCACTTAAGCAAGTTGAACCCACAGATCGGCTAGAGTTCAGCAAG GAGAATGGCAGTGACTTACCTGAAGAAGCTTCTTGCTATAAAGGCACATTCTACAACTACCTTAGCATCG GGATGGATGCTCAAGTTTTATATGGCTTTCACCATCTACGAGATGAAAAGCCATATCTTGCTCAAGGACCAGTTGCAAATAAG TTGATTTATGCTGGATATGGCTGCACACAGGGATGGCTCTGTACACCTTGTACAGCAAGTCCTCAGCTAAG GGGACTTAAAAACATTTTGCGGCTTTACATTCAAAGGGTCAATTGTTCTGAATGGGAGCAAATTCAAATGCCTTCAAG TGTTAGGTCCCTAGTGGTCTTAAATTTGTACAACTACTGCAGTGGAAGGCATCCATGGGGTAATCTTAAACCGGATTATCTCGAAAAG AGAGGTTTTGTTGAAGCCCATTCAGATGATGGATTGATTGAAATATTTGGTCTGAAAGAAGGCTGGCATGCTTCACTCGTTATGGCTGAGCTGATCAAAGCAAAGCACATTGCTCAG GCTGCAGCTATCAAGATTGAAATGAAGGGTGGTGAGTGGGATCGAGCATACGTTCAGATGGATGGAGAGCCATGGAAACAACCACTCATCCAGGACCAATCAACCATTGTGGAAATAAATAGAGTTCCCTATCATTCGCTGATGATAAATGGGGAGCAATGA